Proteins from a single region of Pseudomonas sp. 10S4:
- the elbB gene encoding isoprenoid biosynthesis glyoxalase ElbB: MSKKIAVILSGCGVYDGAEIQESVITLLRLDQRGAQVQCFAPNIAQLHVINHLTGEEMPESRNVLVESARIARGNIKDIREASVEDFDALIVPGGFGAAKNLSNFAVEGAGCTVQPEVLALAEAFAEASKPVGLICISPALAAKIYGPGVTCTIGNNAETAAAMNKMGATHADCAVGDIVEDKARKLVSTPAYMLAQSISEAASGINKLVDRVLELTHENDV; this comes from the coding sequence ATGAGCAAAAAAATTGCAGTGATCCTTTCCGGCTGTGGCGTGTACGACGGCGCCGAGATCCAAGAAAGCGTGATTACCTTGCTGCGCCTGGACCAGCGCGGTGCCCAGGTGCAGTGTTTTGCACCGAACATCGCCCAGTTGCATGTGATCAACCACCTGACCGGCGAAGAAATGCCCGAGTCGCGCAATGTGCTGGTGGAATCGGCGCGCATTGCCCGGGGCAACATCAAGGACATCCGCGAGGCCAGCGTCGAAGACTTCGATGCGCTAATCGTGCCGGGCGGCTTCGGGGCGGCGAAGAACCTCTCCAACTTCGCGGTCGAAGGCGCCGGATGCACGGTTCAGCCAGAAGTCCTGGCATTGGCCGAAGCTTTTGCCGAAGCAAGTAAACCGGTGGGGTTGATCTGCATCTCGCCAGCGCTGGCGGCGAAGATCTATGGCCCGGGCGTAACCTGCACCATCGGCAACAATGCCGAAACGGCAGCGGCGATGAACAAGATGGGCGCCACTCATGCGGACTGTGCGGTCGGAGACATTGTTGAGGACAAGGCGCGCAAGTTGGTGAGTACCCCGGCGTATATGCTGGCGCAGTCGATCAGTGAAGCGGCTTCGGGGATTAACAAGTTGGTCGACCGGGTTCTAGAACTCACCCACGAAAATGATGTGTAA
- a CDS encoding YaiI/YqxD family protein: MRVWIDADACPRAAKDLVVKFALKRQFEVVMVAGQPQIKPGLALVKLIVVPSGPDAADDYLVEHAVPGELVICSDVPLADRLVKKGVSALDPRGKEFDAQNMGDRLAVRNLFTDLREQGQMSGGPAPFGEREKQAFANALDRILTRLTRKP, translated from the coding sequence ATGCGTGTCTGGATCGATGCCGACGCCTGCCCACGGGCAGCCAAGGATCTGGTGGTGAAGTTCGCCCTCAAGCGCCAGTTCGAAGTGGTGATGGTGGCCGGTCAGCCGCAGATCAAACCGGGTCTGGCCCTGGTGAAGCTGATCGTGGTGCCCAGCGGCCCGGACGCGGCCGACGATTACCTGGTGGAACACGCAGTGCCCGGCGAGCTGGTGATTTGCAGCGATGTGCCGCTGGCTGACCGCTTGGTGAAGAAGGGCGTTTCAGCGCTGGACCCGCGCGGCAAAGAGTTCGATGCGCAGAATATGGGGGACAGGCTGGCGGTGCGTAACCTGTTCACCGACCTGCGTGAACAGGGCCAGATGAGCGGCGGGCCAGCGCCGTTTGGCGAACGGGAGAAACAGGCGTTTGCCAATGCGCTGGACCGGATTCTCACTCGGCTAACTCGCAAGCCTTAA
- a CDS encoding sterol desaturase family protein: protein MNFILYAVPFFFVLIAIELLADRWRGVRNYRVADAINSMSTGVLSTTTGLLTKGMGLLTYAFALEHLALFRLSGDSAWVWVFAFVLYDFCYYWLHRMGHERNILWAAHSVHHQSEDYNLSTALRQTSTGFLLGWIFYLPMAVFGVPLLVFVSVAALNLLYQFWVHTKHIPKLGWFEWFFVTPSNHRAHHAQNALYMDRNYGGVFIIWDRLFGSFQEEDDNEPVIFGVTTPLASWNPLWANLQFYAQLWDDARRAQSKWDKLRIWFMRTGWRPADVAAKYPMNKPDLSQFRKFDVPLDGRQQLYVALQFCVYIALGSYLMKLEQSLPTAAMVLGWSAVVLGLFTLGVALENRPWAWKLELLRLASNVPLVWLAPLVGLWPASAQGWVGLISYSLLSGIGLYCCRNRFTRLAS from the coding sequence ATGAATTTCATTCTGTATGCGGTGCCGTTTTTCTTTGTGCTGATAGCCATCGAACTGCTGGCCGACCGTTGGCGCGGCGTTCGCAATTACCGCGTGGCTGACGCGATCAACAGCATGAGCACTGGCGTGTTGTCGACCACCACCGGCCTGCTGACCAAGGGGATGGGGCTGCTGACGTATGCATTTGCGCTCGAGCATCTGGCACTGTTCAGACTCTCGGGCGACAGTGCCTGGGTCTGGGTGTTTGCCTTCGTCCTCTACGACTTCTGCTATTACTGGCTGCACCGCATGGGCCACGAGCGGAACATCCTCTGGGCGGCGCATTCGGTGCATCACCAGAGCGAGGACTACAACCTCTCCACGGCCCTGCGCCAGACCAGTACCGGTTTTCTGCTGGGCTGGATCTTCTATCTGCCCATGGCCGTGTTCGGCGTGCCGTTGCTGGTGTTCGTCAGCGTCGCGGCGCTGAACCTGCTGTATCAATTCTGGGTTCACACCAAGCACATTCCCAAGCTCGGCTGGTTCGAGTGGTTCTTCGTCACGCCGTCCAATCATCGGGCCCACCATGCACAGAACGCTCTCTACATGGATCGCAACTACGGCGGGGTGTTCATTATTTGGGACCGTCTGTTCGGCTCGTTTCAGGAAGAAGACGACAACGAGCCGGTGATTTTCGGCGTGACCACACCACTGGCGAGCTGGAATCCGCTGTGGGCCAACCTGCAGTTCTATGCGCAATTGTGGGATGACGCCCGGCGGGCGCAGAGCAAGTGGGACAAGTTGCGAATCTGGTTTATGCGCACCGGTTGGCGGCCGGCGGACGTAGCGGCCAAGTACCCGATGAACAAACCCGACCTGAGCCAGTTCCGCAAATTCGACGTGCCGCTGGACGGCCGGCAGCAGCTGTATGTGGCGTTGCAGTTCTGCGTCTACATCGCCTTGGGCAGCTATTTGATGAAACTGGAGCAGAGTCTGCCGACCGCAGCCATGGTGCTCGGCTGGAGTGCGGTGGTGCTGGGTTTGTTTACGTTGGGCGTGGCCCTGGAGAATCGCCCGTGGGCGTGGAAGTTGGAGCTGCTGCGGCTGGCGTCGAACGTGCCGCTGGTGTGGCTGGCGCCGCTGGTCGGGCTGTGGCCGGCCAGCGCGCAAGGCTGGGTCGGCCTGATCAGTTACAGCCTGCTCAGTGGAATCGGTCTCTACTGCTGTAGAAACCGTTTCACTCGACTGGCGTCTTAG
- a CDS encoding DedA family protein, producing the protein MLQQFLHDFGYFALFLGTFFEGETILVLAGFLAFRGYMDINLVVVVAFFGSYAGDQLWYFLGRKHGRKLLARKPRWQMMGDRALEHIRKHPDIWVLSFRFVYGLRTVMPVAIGLSGYPPGRYLLLNGIGAAIWASALAAAAYHFGAVLESMLGSVKKYELWVLGALLVLGLALWLRRRFKNARLAKKIYADEQAELAKTAEAKTPVE; encoded by the coding sequence ATGCTCCAACAATTTCTGCATGACTTCGGCTACTTTGCCCTTTTTCTCGGCACGTTCTTCGAAGGCGAAACCATCCTGGTGCTCGCGGGCTTCCTCGCGTTTCGCGGATACATGGACATCAATCTGGTTGTCGTCGTGGCGTTCTTCGGCAGTTATGCCGGTGATCAGCTGTGGTACTTCCTGGGGCGCAAGCACGGCCGCAAATTACTGGCGCGCAAACCGCGCTGGCAAATGATGGGTGACCGGGCGCTGGAACATATCCGCAAGCACCCGGACATCTGGGTCCTGAGCTTCCGCTTTGTCTATGGTTTGCGCACGGTGATGCCGGTGGCGATCGGCCTCTCGGGCTATCCGCCGGGACGTTATCTGCTGCTCAACGGGATTGGCGCCGCGATCTGGGCCAGCGCCCTGGCGGCGGCGGCCTACCATTTCGGTGCGGTGCTCGAAAGCATGCTCGGCAGCGTCAAGAAGTACGAGCTGTGGGTACTCGGCGCGCTGCTGGTGTTGGGCCTGGCCCTGTGGCTACGCCGGCGGTTCAAAAATGCTCGCCTGGCGAAGAAGATCTACGCCGACGAGCAGGCTGAACTGGCCAAGACCGCCGAGGCTAAGACGCCAGTCGAGTGA